TCTTTCAGCCGACTTTTCCCCCTTGACGTGGCTCGAGCGCTGTGCTATGGACTTACACAGGCTGTTGCTTACACGCATTCGCACGGATATGTACACGGAGGTTCGTCAAGAAGGCCCTCTCACGACGTGGTCCCCATGAGCTAATTACGAACCTACTGAATCAAGATATTCacctaaaaaatattatgaTTAAGCTCGCATCTAATTTTGACAATCTTTCTATCAAAGAATTGTAAGAAGGTTATGGGGAACCCGAGACAGTTCCCATCTCGCGCTGCGATGGAAAGCCCCTTACTCCTAATATCCCAGCTCAAGCGGTGAAGCCTTTATTTCTAGGAAAATATGCCGAAACAATGACGCTGGCCGATGTACGTCCACTTCTTAGCGACTTTGGCGAGGCCTTCGCTCCTGCCTCAGAGGTTCGACTTGGACAAGACTGCCACACACCTCCGGCCTTTCGCTCCCCAGAAGCCAGATTTGAGCCACAAAAGCCGCTTACATATTCTTCGGACATCTGGAGCCTAGCTACGGCGATATGGGAGGTTATGGGAATGAAAGCTCTCTTCAGTATTGATATGGTTCCCGACGATGAAATTGTGGCACAACATATCGATGTACTGGGACCACTGCCAAGGGAGTGGTGGCTGCgttgggagggaagaggcaaGTTCTTTACGGAGGATGGGCATCCAACAGACGCATATCTGGAGAATAAATGGCCTCCCCTTGAGGAGGCATTCGACATAGACATACAGAAGTGGAGGAGAAAGTGGAGAGgtgtggttgaggaggaagagagagccgCGTTTGTGGATCTGATCCGCAGGATGTTGCTGTTCCGACCGGAAGCGCGACCGACAGCTGAAGATGTGCTCCAGTCAGAGTGGATGGTCAAGTGGGCGTTGCCGGATTATGAGCGAAGCTTGAATACATCTCCTTGATATGATAGGTATGCAAGGAggtaaatataattactagtataGCGAGACTCAACCAGATATTTACTCGGCTAATTATGACCTAAATCAGACTTGCGTCTCTTTGTCCGTAATATCAACCaataagaagaatatttctttcttttcatcaatGATATTATTACAGGACAAGCCTAAACACATTAAAGCATGACAACAAAAAACACTTTTGCATCAGCTATGTAACAGACCATATCCCGACATTAGAGATCACCCTGAAGATGGACGCCTCTGAATTCATCGGCCGCTGCCCTAGCTGCGAGGGCATTGATCCAACCAGCAAGACGTATAGCCGCCTTGAAGATCTGTTCATCAACAATAGGCGCAGCTACCTCATAATACTCACCACCCAGATCATTCTCCTCAAGCCACTCAATTCCCCTTTCCATCACAAAATCACAATTTAGCTGATTTGATTCCGTCGCCCACTTCTTGATGCATTTCAAGGGTTGTCGAGTAATTGCACACTCGGTATCAATTGGTCGCGGCCTATTTTCCTGATGGAGTCTATCGGCCCACTTCGCTGACGCCAGCCGTTCAGGATTGTGTTTGAGACTGTGCTTGATGCCATTGATTTTATGTGGAATGGCAGTATCCCAGACTGAGTGTAGGTTCCATTTTTTGTTGTCATCGTCGCACGGAGCCTTGGCATCGAAGCAGACACGAATATCATTCCCACCTCTTGCCACTCCCGTGACGTGCAGTGGTTGGTGTAGGTCCCCAAAAAGGTGAATTAAAAACATCAAGGCCTCCTTTTTCTCGGTCTCATTGGCTTTCTTGTCCGTGATCTGATGAGTCTATTGTCCCAGAGTGTTAGAGACCGAGGACGCAGAGGGATGAAAGTAAGAAATATTTCGTGTCAACGATATTGTGGATACAGGCAACTTACCATATTTGCCATCAGTGAGATGATACAGCCTTCGGCAGGGCAATCATCCGGATATGAGACGGAACATGAATTTGGAGGTTCGTCGTTGGGGTCTGAAGCCAAATTAGATGGTGAGTGGTCCATATACTATTCATATAACATACTGATATAATGCAAGGGTCTAGTGAGCGGTCGTTTCCACTTGATGGTGTCCGCCCACGTTGCGGCGTCAGAGATATCAAAACCTTTATCGTTGGCGAGAAGCTCATTTACGAGATCAGAGCCGGTACGAGTAAGGTGTTTCTCAGCCAAGTAGGCGATAGCTCGATGCCCAACATCTCCCCAAGCGATCGCTGGTTGCACTGACAGTGTGCAGATTgtgaaaagaaggaaagccCGCATTGTAATGGTACGTGTCGTAAATCTGGCCCTAAACAAATATACAGTAGTTTTGGGGGTACAAGCACTATACCAAGGGCATTGTCTTCTTATAACATCGCTCCGGCTAATAGCCCAGTTTTGTAAGAGCACAGCAAGCGGGTACCTACTAACTACATACCAATGATCATCCAAGAGCCGTCACAATGACATTATTGGTTCTTGTAATACAACCTCACCGTAGATACTGTGTCAAGTGCGGAGAAATATGTACTGAGGTTTCATCattggaaggagatgaacaaagaaaaactaGCTACACGAAATCTACTCCCGTGGACAGCCAAACTACAGGGACCCACGGTACAATATGGCTCAATCGTGCTTAAGAGTTCTATGCTTATCCGGAGCAAGAAACCATGGTGTGGTTCGATCTTGAATTCTAGCCGTGGCCTATTCCTTTAAACTTTATCTCTCCAGTGGATAAGGCTGCCGAACACACCACGTACTGTAATCATTTTCACACTGCCAATTATTGAAGTCTAACTTTGCCGCATAAACCATGGATCATTGACAGTTTAgatattttacttttttttgcGAAGAATCCTTTCTATTACGACGTTTTTGTGTTAAACAATCTAAACGCTATACCTCGGAGGGCGCGCTGTGGCCGCTATACGGCATCTGCCATGCCTCGCTACAAATCTTTAGTAATCGAGACGAGATTATTTGGCCTTTTGCAAAGTTTGCTACTCAACCCATATCCCGCAATATGCTTCCacaattattattttgagCTTAGTAGGTTTCACATCGAGTAGCAATATTTGACAGTCTGGATCAGCACTTCGCAAAACAAAAATGAGATGGATGAGTAATTTTGCGTCacggatttttttttttcaacgCTCCCCAGCCTAACATTTTACGACATTGTCATCATTGTAAAGACAGAAGTACCCACCTTGGCTGCAAAACGCCTCAATCTCAATGTGCAAAAACTATCGGACGACCTTCTGTCGCTCCCTGCCGAGCCCCATAGCTTACCCCGTCGACCCTCAGTCCCTCCTCATTAAGTAGGGTGATAGTATCACCATTTTCAGAAAGAGGACAGTTTGACAACTCGAACCTTTTCATAGCTCGAGAGTCCAAAGCTGCATTGTGAGGGAGCGCTTGAGTTTGACCAGCAGCATTATGAAACCTCCATGATGCCAGGGCCACTCTGTGATTTGTAAGATTCTCAAGCGTGACGaactctttttctttggcaGACCGGTCATCTCTGCCTCGTGGATTGATGAGTGCTTCTTTGATAGCCACCGAATTCTCAATGATCTCCTTGGGTAGAACGTCCGCCCAGGTAACGACGTGCTTTGCAAAAGCATGTCCATTGTGGTTATCAGTGTGAACTGCTTGTGATGCGAATGCAAGGAAAACGCCAGTCCAGTGATCGTCGTACTCAATGATAAGGCCGCCATCCTGAAACACGCCATCATCCTTGACAAAGTGCGGAATATTGCCCTGGTTCATGTGAACATTGTGGATTCCGTTTCTGGTGTTGAACATAGAGCCGAATAGATATATTGTAGCTTTGTGGTGAATTGCCTTTTTTACCTCAGGCTCCAGGACATCAATTATATCGTTATTTGTGCCAGGGATGTCATGGGGAAGAACACGGCCGCTCTGTGTAGTGAAGAGGTTCCCTCGGATGAAGTCCAGGCCTTTACCATCGAAGTCGGTGAGTTCTTCAATTGGGTGGAAGCCGAAGTCTAAATTAGATAGCTTCTCGGCGATGGGATGCTCGACAATCTTGTGATTTACCCAATAGGCAAGCCGGGACTCCTTGCCAGTGGACTTGATGTTGATAGCTGCGCGGAACAATCCAGGGATCTCCCTTGGCTTCTGCTTGTTTGGTGGATTGCCCTTGTGTTTGTGTCGGTAGTCACGGTCGAATTGTGGCATTTTTGCATTATTGTCATGGTAGTACAGCGAGAGATGGGGGGATCTGGGGTCCTCAAAACGATCTTCCAGCTCGTAGTGAGCTGGAAATCCCTTCCAGATTCCGTAGTCTTTGACGGGCATGGTGTTTATGAGTTATGTAGCAGCgttggaatatatattaggcTAGTAGTATTGTTTAGAAGCTAAAAGGAGCTAAGGCTAAGTCCAAGTGCAATGGATCTAATATATCTCTGGGAATTTCGAGGAGGGGAATGTGGAACGAACCACGCGTTTGCCCTCATAACCGTTTAGATTCAATCTCTTCTAGTCTGGAGCGGTCTACCGTGTTGCATCTTTGGTGTTCGGTCGGCCTCCAGCCCGTTCCATGGTTTCTATGAGCCAATATAAGCTTATGTTGTAGTGTATTATCACGCCGACACATTCACGTGGACAACTGTACGGGATCAGGCCACTTCTATCTTTTAGTGCAAGGTATATGCATTTTAATTAATCGGATACTTACATGGCATCCGTGTTATGCCCTAAATTAAATTCTGAGGAAGAGATACCCAAGGGAGCAATAATTTCTGGATTGACAATATATCCCGCACATCAAGAGCCTGATGGCGCTGCAAGCAGGGATCCGTCCACCTCAATGTGCCCTTAGAGGCCTCTTGTAGCACCACAAAAATGGTTCATATTTATAGCCTGACGCCTCACGTCGTTTCTGTTTCATTTGAAAAGAAGCGTCCGGAGGAGGGCTGTCAACCTCGTATTCGTCGATCCGCTAACTCTACTATTTAAAGTTACCCGTATTCAACGCCACCCCCTCCTTGTGGGAATGGCTTCCGCGAACCAACCTTTCATTCCTTATTCATATTTGTACCTACCCCAGATTCTCATGACCCCAATACCTTGTTTTACATTTGACTTTCCTCGTGATGAGGGATGAGGTTTGCGCTGTAGGAGTTCACTCCGCACCAGCTGTAGCCAAGGAACGCCGCGTCGGATCACCAGCATCTGCTGGATACGAACGAATCTTGGCTTCGTCCAAACTTGCCCAGTCTGCGGAAGACCTCGTGTTCGAGGGCAGATGATGTGAGGCTGACAGCCCCAACGGTGGCTGGGGCTCAGCTGAGGTCTCGTCAAATCCAAATAAATAGGCGTTCTACGAGGGAGTTCATAATGGGCGGTAGGGAATAGCATGTGAAACGTGCACTCGAACCACAGAATCCCAAATATCCACATGCAAAATGTCACCTAAACGTCTCATTGTCTGCTGCGATGGTATGTTCGATTGAACTACTGCAGGAAGCTAAATCCGTGCTAATAATGGTCGGTTCTCCCAGGAACCTGGAAAGACTCGACAGCGGATTCTCAGGAACCTCCGTCGAATGTTACGCGGTTGACGCGCACTCTAAGCCGCGTGGCAGTCGTGGAAGAGAATGGAGTGAACAAAGAAATTCCTCAAATCGTCTATTACCAGAAAGGCGTTGGGACCGGTCTAGCCGACAAGTATTTCGGAGGTACGGTGTCTAGACGTTGAACCCGACCCGTGTTCCATGGGTATTTCTAACTGATGTACTAGGTGTCGCCGGGATCGGAATCAGTGCGAACGTTCGCGCCGCCTACGGCTTCCTTGTGGATAACTACGAGGAGGGCGATAAGATCTACTTTTTTGGATTCTCACGCGGTGCTTATACCGCCAGAGCGATCGCGGGTATAGTCTGCGAACTAGGGCTGTTGACTCCCCGAGGCATGGACAATTTTGCCACGGTATACGATGACTTCTACGACCGAAAGTTGCCGGTGTACGATGAGGAGAAACGCCGACAGCTGGGTTTCCGCGACCCCCTCCCACGGTTCACAGTAGAGATTGTCGGGGTCTGGGACACGGTCGCGTTCCATAAGCCCTGGATGTTCGGAAACTGGTCAGGGGAGAAACTCGAGTTTCGCAATACGCTGCTCTCTAGAGAGGTCAAGTATGCTTTTCATGCACTTGCGCTGGACGAAGAGAGAAGCGCCTACCAGCCCACACTGTGGCATCAGCCAGAGAATGCTGATGGCCAAGAGCTGCTGCAGGTGTGGTTCTCTGGTGCGCATACAGAtgtgggcggaggagggcagGACCCCCGACTGGCGAATATCACACTGGCCTGGATGATCGCGCAATGCACCAAGCATAATCAGTTGAGCTTCGATATTGAGGAGTACCTCTTCGACCGTCCTCCACGACCTTTAGAGACAGACACAGCTCCATGGGCGACGGCATTCGGTAAAACAAACACGGGAAGCTTCGCTCGGACGGTAGAGACCATTCTGGGCGGGAAGTCAAAAAGGACTCCTCTCCAGTATAAGCAGACTGGTGATGGAAATCCACAGCCTACCAATGAGGTGATTCATGCTTCTATCGAGGACCGTGTATTGACTGGGAAGGGAACCATAGCTGGGGCTGTACTTTGGCCCTCGCTAGTAATTGAACGCCTAACTCCTGATCAAGAATGGGTACTTGGCAGTGGAGGCAAACTTGTGCAAGCGCCAGTGCTGAAGCAGGAACTGTTTATGAAGGGGAGGATTCGGACTGTTCATGTGGATGAGGTAGACTGATGTACTAAGTCTAGGTGTTTCGTGTAGTAATAGGGTATTCTAATTTAGCATGATATCCTTGTGGCAGTTACTAGACGCAGACGGATAGCTTTGGCAGTAAATCTGATGTTAAAAtgaatagaaaagaatatgTCAAATCGTCTACTATGTAACATGCCAATACAGTATATATCCATTAACGAGGCATGTATGCGCATTGCTAAAGAGAATGATGATGCCCGAAAGTACACACCATTGACTGCTCCGGCGCTAAACGCTCGATATCAAGGACAACAACGCTTTACTGTATAGAGAATGACAGCTAAACTTCTCTTGGCCACTTTTTCCTGCTTTGTTCAGTTTCTTCCATAGTGCCAAATGTAAGCTTTACCGAGATCAGCCAACAGAAAGCACCATTTTTACTCACCTACACGGCAATGGGTCTAGTACTGAAATCCGATAGGGCAGTTCGTTAactataaaattaaagatcCACAATTAGCGATAGCGCTTATAGAACAATAGATCGATATCTAGTACGCACCAATTACTGTCCAAGGCACTGCCTGCCTACCCAGTCAGCTCAGATCAGAACCAATAAAACTGCCGCTCTACGGTCATTTTTGACGCTAGGCTCCACCAATACGGCGAGGATGTGATCCTGCCGTCCGCTTCTAGTCCGATGGTCTTGAGATCGACTATTCGAGATTCACGAAACTATGTAATTTCTTAGGCGACCTGTTGCTCATTGGTAGTTACTTCGTATCAGGACTCGTGGTATTGCATGGGCTGTAGGTCAATGAACGACCTGCTACCCTATCACGCAATAATCCATGATTACAAACCAGCAGGACTAAGACTGGGAGTCAAAGGCCGAAGAGCCGATAGACAGCTCAGAGATGACAAATGTACTTGATGATAGCTTGGATGGGCTTCTATAACTGACGCTGGAGTAGCAAGCATTTTGTTACATCTTCTAGTGCACGTTCTAGAGCTTTCAAACTCAAAGGTCATGTCTCTAACCCAAACCACCAATATGCATGCCAAATGCCGCCCTCCGGCAGGTAATATAACAGGTAGTTCTGGCTCTTCAGAGGCAGAAAAGCAGACGACCACAGAGGCGGTGGATACGGttccccttccacctccTGATGGCGGCTTGACGGCATGGCTACAAGTCGTGGGGGCATTCTTCCTATTCTTCAACTCATGGTAAGTGATGCGATAAATTTAGTCATAGCCCATAACGCCAACCAACTCATTTCTCAGGGGCATCCTGAACGCCTACGGAGTATTCCAGAGCTACTACCAGTCCGACCTAATCCCCACAtactcatcctccgccatcaCCTGGATCGGCACTGTGCAAGGCTTCGTCCTGTTTCTGGTTGGGGTGATTGTAGGCCCCATCTTCGACAAAGGCTTCCTGCACAGCTTAATCGCCTTCGGAACATTCATGGTAGTGTTTGGCCTGATGATGACCTCTCTCTCAAACCAGTACTATCAGCTCTTCCTTGCGCACGGCATCACAGTGGGTATCGGCTGCGCATTTCTCTTCCTACCCAGCATCGCTATCGTCGCCACCTACTTCACCTCACGCCGCGCCCTCGCCACCGGAATAACAGCGTCAGGAGGCAGCATCGGGGCGGTGGTCTACCCCATAATGTTCCACAAGTTGATCAGCCGGGTAGGGTTCGGGTGGACGACACGCATCATTGGCTTCGTGGCGCTAGCCGGACTGACAATCTCATTGCTCGTATTGAGACGGCGGTTACCACCGCCAACGAAGAGCAGATCATTACTGGACCTCGCTTCCCTCAAAGAGCCACCCTTCCTCATATTCAGCTTCGGcctcttcttttgcttcgtGGGACTCtactttcccttcttctaccTCCAAAGCTACTTCAATTACTACTTGCatagcaacagcagcctggAGTTCTACATCTTCTCTGTCCTCAACGCTACCTCGGTGCTGGGTCGCATCACCCCAGGCCTCATGGCCGACCGTATTGGTGGCCTTAACACACTAGTACCTATCAGTCTCCTTGCGACTATTCTGGCATTCGTGTGGATTGCTGTCCGCAACGTGGGTGGGGCTGTCGTTTTCACTTGTCTCTATGGATACGCTTCTGGAGCTATTGTCTCCCTGCCGCCATCTATCTTGACACGCATGTCCCCGACTCTGGATGTTGTGGGCACGCGCCTGGGCATGATCTTCATGTTTGCTGGTTGTGGGTTCCTCATTGGTACTCCGATTGCTTCCCTTCTGTTGGATCTAGAGCAGGGTTGTTTCTGGAAGGCTCAGCTGTTTAGTGGTAtgtttgttgctgctgggacgATGTGCTTTATTGCTCTGCGGGTAATGCTGTGGCGGCGAGGTGGCGGTTGGAAGATTTGAGACCCATGGAGTAAGAGAAAAAACTTTTAAATTTATACACCACAGGGAAGCTTTTGGTGGCGACAGGCAGAGCTAGTACAGAATATATTCAAACAATATGGCATTGTAAAGGAGGAAGCCCGTGTTgtgatattttatattactgaCCCCGGACTATATGAACAATacggaaaagagaagaatagaTAACTCTAATGAAATTGAGAAACAATCCTGATCGCAACCCCAGTCCTGCTGGTTCGGATCTTCACTTGCTTTATTGAAGTCTAAATTTATCTCGCTTTCAAAGCTCAGGAGCTAAGGCTCCGAAGTAGCCATTCCCTCCACTCCTGGTCTCTGACAATAGATCCCACACGAGCCTCAAGCCACTCGGTATTTCCCCAGAAACCCCAAGATGCCTGGAACCTGCACCAGTCCACTAGAGCTGTTTCCCAGTGTCGTACAAAGGTTTCCCAATCATACCAGCGCTCTCCTTTATCCTGAAGCAACATCCTATGGTAATGCTCCAGCAAAGCTCGCTCACCTTCACACATCTCCAGTTGTTCTGGTAGCAagtcgtcctcatcgtcaacAAGCATCTTCAGTGGAACTGAGCATGTGAAGAGTTTAGCCAGGTCACAAACTCCCAGACCTAATCCGACATATTGAAAGTCAAAGAACGCTACTTCATCTCCCTTGGTTGTCGTAAACAGGTTCTCCGATTTCACATCACCATGGATAAACGACTCCATCTGCCTTCCACAGGGTGTCAGGAGCAATGCAGCCATCTCAGCCACGGATTGAGAAGACCCATTTGGGGCTGTACACAAGATATCGGACCACTCCGAGTCTGTATCCTCCACCAGCGAAGCGTACTCCTTCCGGCGGGTCGCCAAGTACGTGTACCCCCCGTTAAGCCACAGCGCATTCCCTGTCTCCGTCTTCCCCTGCTCCCGCCTTCTCTTCGCTTCCTCAAGCGGCGGCAAAACATACCCATCCAGTCTCCTGTCGTCAGACAACAGCCCCCACGACCGACTATGGAACCGCGCCAACCAATCCAGCGCCCCATAGACCTGAACACGACTCAACacgctcctcttctcccccgcaACTGGGAAAGCAGGCCGCAAATCAACCATAATCGTCGCCATCAAGCCACGAAGTTCCTCTTCACCTTGTTTTCCATGCATGTCTCGCGTCGACGCCAAACATTTAGCAACAGCAATATCGTCCCCTAGTCGGGGGACTACATCGCTGTAAAAGTACTGCTCCACCTCATAACTTAGCATTTTCCGGAGATgtccctcatcttccttacCCGCTGCTTTGCGAGGCGGTGAAATGAGCTTCAAAATCAGAGGGAATGTGCTCCCCGCGGTTCTTTTCGAATCCACTCCGCAAAGTTTCCCGAGATGCTCCGCCGCTTCGGCGGTTGTGGCTCGGGCGGTGAGGGCACAGATGTGCCCATACCCGGCCCACAGGGTCTGGAGGGTGGTACAGGAGACGAGATCGAGTGAGTGCCACGACAGCATGATGCTGGCGACCCGGGTGGGTTCAttggtgggtggtgtgggCATGATAGATATTCTTTAGACCACTGTTTATGATATTTCTGGGTATGGTTTTTGATAGGCAGCTTAGGACAACGTGAGATCCTACTGATAAGATTAGAGAGAATCTAAATCTTGGAATGTAGTTTTGGATTTCCATGGGAAGGAAGTGCTAGGGTGGACCATATATGCCAGGAGTGCAGTATTGTTCACGTGAGTATTGATGAAGTATGAGATACGATAGATGCGACACCAAGTGTTGTGACATAATTTAGTGAACGGTGTTTCATgtacaatcaatcaacctaCTTCTTAGTACATGGCCACGTATACATGGGGAACCTTAACGTATTTTGGGGCTTGAGGACTACTTAACACTTATGAACCCCGGTTCACTACACTATGTGGCAATGTATACTTGGAAGAATATTGTATAGACGAAGCCAATTCGGGTATAGACCCCAATCTCTTTCTAAAGGCCAAAAGGTTGTCTACAAATATTGCATTTCCTATCCAGGAAATCAAGGATAAGAGATGGTTTCAGCTGAAGGCAAAGCTTTGCAGATACGGACTGGTAAAGCCATAAAAGATGTAAGAAGGCAAGAATCATTATAACTAAATGAGGACGCAGAGAACAAGGTCTCcgtaataaaagtataaattaaagCCACGAACAGACGAATGAATCAAATAGCTAAATAAGAAACTTGGAGTTCGTTTGACACCCCACTCCAGAAGTAATTGCGCCAGAACCAAATTGATGCAGACACCCTTCGATGTCTCAAGCACACAGGTACCCAAAAAAGTGACTTTCTTACTCTAACGCTACTTAGTGCCGTTCTTGAAAGTCTCACCAGTGGAAAGCATTTTTCCTGATTCTTCATCTGAGACTCCAGCTTGTGCCTTTGAGAAACTCTGACCAATCTCGGACCCCCCAGTGTATCTAGTAAGGCCTTGGTGTAAACTGTGGAGTACGTTATTAGATCCGGCCCCTCTGCGAAAAGCTTTCCAAGTAGTGCGGGCCGATTGAGATGATTTTCGAATTTCTTTGACTGCAGATGGTAGAGTAAACAAAATGACCAACAATATCACGAAGGCGACAATTGTGCACACAATCATCTGCCGAATCAGATCTCCCGTCGGCTTGGCTTGCATGCTAAAGAAGCTAGTAGCGAAGGACAgcggaagaaagaaaacggTTGAGTAGGTGAAGTACTTGATGTTGTCGTTCTGTCGGAAGTTGCGATCGTCCATTTGCTGGTTATAAATGGCTGTTGTGATTTCTCGATGGGAAGTGACTGATTTTCTGAGGGACGCCACCCGCGTTTGACAGACTTTGAAGTCCCGCACCGCACTTTCACCGAGGAGCAATGACCTCTGGACTGCTTCTCGGTACTTGATCTCATGTCTTTCAGTCCACCTGGGCTGATTGCCTCTGCGGTTCTCCTCCCGCACTCTCCATTCTTTGATCATTTCGTATATGTTGTTGAGATCTTCGGTCAAAGTGTCAAGTACTTCGTTCCATGATATCCACACTCTGTGTGATTTGAAATACTCATTCGGTGTGAGCTTATCCAAATCCTGCATGGCTTGCTGAAGATCTGTGTGGATAGCTTCGCAGATTTCTGAGGTGCTCATATTGACCTCGGTGAGGACACGATAGAACAACAACTGCTCCAAGATTCTCCGCTTTTGCCACATCGTGTCCCGCAGTCGAGGAAGAAGGCTTTCAGATCTTGACTCAAGGGAGACAAAAATTTCGTCATCGGCTCGATGTGAACATTATAATAGCTTTCAAAAAAATGGCAAGTCCAGTAGTGATCAAAGATGTCTCCCAGAACCCTGAAGCTAGCGGATGCCCGCAGAAGTTCCTGATCGTTGTACTTTGGCGACCATCCCCTGATTGAGTTATGAAGAATTGGGCATCTTGCTCTGCTTTGTTTCTCTGACCTGGAAAACTGTAGAAAGCTGCAATGAAATTCAGTCTCCCACATGTTAAGATATATGCTTGTTTTTTCGTGCAAGCACAAAGTCCGCTTGGCGTGACGATCCAGAAAAGATCTGATGCTCGACTGTTCGGCTTCAGGGGACGACAAATGGCACATCAATGCGGTGTCTATCAACGGACAAAGAAACCAAAGGAGTCTCTTTTTAGCATTA
The window above is part of the Aspergillus luchuensis IFO 4308 DNA, chromosome 8, nearly complete sequence genome. Proteins encoded here:
- a CDS encoding uncharacterized protein (COG:S;~EggNog:ENOG410PS70;~InterPro:IPR002523;~PFAM:PF01544;~TransMembrane:2 (i163-185o191-213i);~go_component: GO:0016020 - membrane [Evidence IEA];~go_function: GO:0046873 - metal ion transmembrane transporter activity [Evidence IEA];~go_process: GO:0030001 - metal ion transport [Evidence IEA];~go_process: GO:0055085 - transmembrane transport [Evidence IEA]); amino-acid sequence: MWQKRRILEQLLFYRVLTEVNMSTSEICEAIHTDLQQAMQDLDKLTPNEYFKSHRVWISWNEVLDTLTEDLNNIYEMIKEWRVREENRRGNQPRWTERHEIKYREAVQRSLLLGESAVRDFKVCQTRVASLRKSVTSHREITTAIYNQQMDDRNFRQNDNIKYFTYSTVFFLPLSFATSFFSMQAKPTGDLIRQMIVCTIVAFVILLVILFTLPSAVKEIRKSSQSARTTWKAFRRGAGSNNVLHSLHQGLTRYTGGSEIGQSFSKAQAGVSDEESGKMLSTGETFKNGTK
- a CDS encoding uncharacterized protein (COG:S;~EggNog:ENOG410PMGG;~InterPro:IPR011009,IPR002575;~PFAM:PF02958,PF01636) yields the protein MPTPPTNEPTRVASIMLSWHSLDLVSCTTLQTLWAGYGHICALTARATTAEAAEHLGKLCGVDSKRTAGSTFPLILKLISPPRKAAGKEDEGHLRKMLSYEVEQYFYSDVVPRLGDDIAVAKCLASTRDMHGKQGEEELRGLMATIMVDLRPAFPVAGEKRSVLSRVQVYGALDWLARFHSRSWGLLSDDRRLDGYVLPPLEEAKRRREQGKTETGNALWLNGGYTYLATRRKEYASLVEDTDSEWSDILCTAPNGSSQSVAEMAALLLTPCGRQMESFIHGDVKSENLFTTTKGDEVAFFDFQYVGLGLGVCDLAKLFTCSVPLKMLVDDEDDLLPEQLEMCEGERALLEHYHRMLLQDKGERWYDWETFVRHWETALVDWCRFQASWGFWGNTEWLEARVGSIVRDQEWREWLLRSLSS